The DNA sequence GTTTTGGTTTTATGCGGGATGGTAACAGCTCCTGCTTATGCTTTTAATCAAGCTTCTTTGACTGAGTTGCTCTCTTCCAACTATTGCAAAGATTGCGACCTGACGAATGCCGACCTAACGAATGCCAACTTGATGGGAGCTGACCTGGAGAGAGCCAATCTGACGGGAGCCAACCTGACGGGAACCAACCTGACGAATGCCGACCTGGAGAAGGCCAACTTGGGGTTAGCTAACCTGTCGGGAGCTAACCTGATGGGAGCCGACCTGGAGAAAGCGGATCTGTTGGGAGCCGACCTGACGGGAGCTAACCTGATGGGAACCAGCCTGGAGAAAGCTACGATGCCAGATGGCACAAAACATGTTTGAGCGTAGTGCCTGACAGGGAATTGCATCTGTTAACAAACCCCGCTGTCATTCCAGAAAGCGGGGTTTCTGTTTGTGGGAATCTAAAGCGCCGGTCTCCTTATAGGGAAGCGGTCAAACTCCGTTATTAGCCAGCCTTATCAATTCCATCAGGAAAGCTGTTGTTACAAAGCTTTACAAAAGTTCAACATTCCAATTATTGTAAATACATCATCAAATTTCGACTCTTCAAGTCAACAGCACTTATAAAACAATGACAACCACACTACAACGCGAGCGTTCCGCTTCCGTCTGGGAAAGGTTCTGCGAGTGGGTAACTAGCACCAACAACCGCCTCTATGTGGGCTGGTTCGGCGTCCTGATGATCCCCACCCTGTTAACCGCCACCACCTGCTTCATCATCGCCTTCATCGCTGCTCCTCCTGTGGACATCGATGGTATCCGCGAACCTGTTGCTGGTTCTCTGCT is a window from the Microcoleus sp. AS-A8 genome containing:
- a CDS encoding pentapeptide repeat-containing protein, which codes for MRRFFVLFVAVVLVLCGMVTAPAYAFNQASLTELLSSNYCKDCDLTNADLTNANLMGADLERANLTGANLTGTNLTNADLEKANLGLANLSGANLMGADLEKADLLGADLTGANLMGTSLEKATMPDGTKHV
- a CDS encoding photosystem II q(b) protein, producing the protein MTTTLQRERSASVWERFCEWVTSTNNRLYVGWFGVLMIPTLLTATTCFIIAFIAAPPVDIDGIREPVAGSLL